The Xanthomonas sp. DAR 34887 genome has a segment encoding these proteins:
- a CDS encoding sugar porter family MFS transporter — MSSVSLDRAHGAGENTRLIILISCVATIGGFLFGFDSGVINGTVDGLKQTFHSSAAGTGFEVASMLLGCAIGAFFAGWLADRLGRRAVLIISAVLFLLSALGAGASHSSAFFVFARVMGGFAVGAASVMSPAYIAEVAPARYRGRLATVQQIAIISGLFTAFLSNYVLVKLASASTEPLWLGQAAWRWMFWMQAFPSLLFLLLLLAIPESPRYLVVKGRREDALAVLTKLYGLREAQAKLTEISASLAADQHKPKLSDLVSKVTGKVRPIVWIGIGLATFQQLVGINVVFYYGAVLWQAVGFSESDSLLINVLSGALSIGACLITVLLIDKIGRKPLLWIGSAGMAVSLALVTLAFASASLDEAGKLAMSPGMGRLALIAANVYVIFFNMSWGPVMWVMLGEMFPNQIRGSGLAVAGAAQWTSNFAITVSFPILLGSIGLAGAYGIYTVAALISVFFVLKYVYETKGRELEQMQG, encoded by the coding sequence ATGTCCAGCGTCTCCCTAGACCGCGCCCATGGCGCAGGCGAGAACACGCGCCTCATCATCCTCATCAGTTGCGTCGCCACCATCGGCGGTTTCCTGTTCGGCTTCGACAGCGGCGTGATCAACGGCACCGTCGACGGGCTCAAGCAGACCTTCCATTCCAGCGCCGCCGGCACCGGCTTCGAGGTCGCTTCGATGCTGCTGGGCTGCGCGATCGGCGCGTTCTTCGCCGGCTGGCTGGCCGACCGGCTCGGGCGGCGTGCGGTGCTGATCATCTCCGCGGTGCTGTTCCTGCTGTCGGCGCTCGGTGCCGGCGCATCGCACAGCTCCGCGTTCTTCGTCTTCGCGCGGGTCATGGGCGGCTTCGCGGTCGGCGCGGCCAGCGTGATGTCGCCGGCCTACATCGCCGAGGTCGCGCCGGCGCGCTACCGCGGGCGTCTGGCCACGGTGCAGCAGATCGCCATCATCAGCGGCCTGTTCACCGCGTTCCTGAGCAACTACGTGCTGGTCAAGCTTGCCAGCGCCTCGACCGAGCCGCTGTGGCTGGGCCAGGCCGCGTGGCGCTGGATGTTCTGGATGCAGGCGTTTCCGTCGCTGCTGTTCCTGCTGCTGTTGCTGGCGATCCCGGAAAGCCCGCGCTACCTGGTGGTCAAGGGACGCCGCGAGGATGCGTTGGCGGTGCTGACCAAGCTGTACGGCCTACGCGAGGCGCAGGCCAAGCTGACCGAGATCTCCGCCTCGCTGGCGGCCGACCAGCACAAGCCCAAACTGTCGGACCTGGTCAGCAAGGTCACCGGCAAGGTTCGTCCGATCGTGTGGATCGGCATCGGCCTGGCCACCTTCCAGCAGCTGGTCGGCATCAACGTGGTGTTCTACTACGGCGCGGTGCTGTGGCAGGCGGTCGGCTTCTCCGAAAGCGATTCGCTGCTGATCAACGTGCTGTCCGGCGCGCTGAGCATCGGCGCCTGCCTGATCACCGTGCTGCTGATCGACAAGATCGGGCGCAAGCCGTTGCTGTGGATCGGTTCGGCCGGCATGGCGGTGTCGCTGGCGCTGGTCACGCTGGCCTTCGCCAGCGCCTCGCTGGACGAAGCCGGCAAGCTGGCGATGTCGCCGGGCATGGGCCGGCTGGCGCTGATCGCGGCCAACGTCTACGTGATCTTCTTCAACATGTCCTGGGGCCCGGTGATGTGGGTGATGCTGGGCGAGATGTTCCCGAACCAGATCCGCGGCTCCGGCCTGGCGGTGGCGGGCGCGGCGCAGTGGACCTCGAACTTCGCCATCACCGTGTCGTTCCCGATCCTGCTGGGCAGCATCGGCCTGGCCGGCGCCTACGGCATCTACACCGTGGCCGCGTTAATTTCGGTGTTCTTCGTGCTCAAGTACGTCTACGAGACCAAGGGGCGCGAGCTGGAGCAGATGCAGGGCTGA
- the xylA gene encoding xylose isomerase — protein MSNSVYIGAKEYFPGIGRIAFEGKASDNPLAFKVYDANKRIGDKTMAEHLRFAVAYWHSFCGNGADPFGPGTRAYPWDAGSDALGRAEAKADAAFEFFTKLGVPYYCFHDIDLAPDADDVGQYEKNLKHMVGIAKQRQADTGIKLLWGTANLFSHPRYMNGASTNPDFDVVARAAVQVKAALEATVELGGENYVFWGGREGYASLHNTQMKREQDNMARFLTIARDYGRSIGFTGNFLIEPKPMEPMKHQYDFDSATVIGFLRQHGLDQDFKLNIEANHATLSGHSFEHDLQVASDAGLLGSIDANRGNPQNGWDTDQFPTDLYDTVGAMLVVLRQGGLAPGGLNFDAKVRRESSDPQDLFLAHIGGMDAFARGLEVAHALLTSSPLEQWRAQRYSSFDSGAGAAFAAGRSTLADLAAHAAKAGEPRQVSGRQEAYENLINQYLIR, from the coding sequence ATGAGCAACTCCGTCTACATCGGCGCCAAGGAATACTTCCCGGGCATCGGCCGCATCGCGTTCGAAGGCAAGGCCTCGGACAACCCGCTCGCGTTCAAGGTCTACGACGCCAACAAGCGCATCGGCGACAAGACCATGGCCGAGCACCTGCGCTTCGCCGTGGCGTACTGGCACAGCTTCTGCGGCAACGGCGCCGATCCGTTCGGCCCGGGCACGCGTGCCTATCCGTGGGACGCCGGCAGCGACGCGCTGGGCCGCGCCGAGGCCAAGGCCGATGCGGCGTTCGAGTTCTTCACCAAGCTCGGCGTGCCGTACTACTGCTTCCACGACATCGACCTGGCGCCGGACGCCGACGACGTCGGCCAGTACGAGAAGAACCTCAAGCACATGGTCGGCATCGCCAAGCAGCGCCAGGCCGACACCGGCATCAAGCTGCTGTGGGGCACCGCCAACCTGTTCTCGCATCCGCGCTACATGAATGGCGCCTCGACCAATCCGGACTTCGACGTGGTCGCGCGCGCGGCGGTGCAGGTCAAGGCCGCGCTGGAGGCCACGGTGGAGCTGGGCGGCGAGAACTATGTGTTCTGGGGCGGCCGCGAAGGCTATGCGAGCCTGCACAACACGCAGATGAAGCGCGAGCAGGACAACATGGCGCGCTTTTTGACCATCGCCCGCGACTACGGCCGCAGCATCGGCTTCACCGGCAATTTCCTGATCGAGCCCAAGCCGATGGAGCCGATGAAGCACCAGTACGACTTCGACAGCGCCACGGTGATCGGTTTCCTGCGCCAGCATGGGCTGGACCAGGACTTCAAGCTCAACATCGAGGCCAACCACGCCACGCTGTCGGGCCACAGCTTCGAGCACGACCTGCAGGTGGCGTCCGATGCGGGCCTGCTGGGCAGCATCGACGCCAACCGCGGCAACCCGCAGAACGGCTGGGACACCGACCAGTTCCCGACCGACCTGTACGACACGGTCGGGGCGATGCTGGTGGTGCTGCGCCAGGGCGGGCTGGCGCCGGGCGGGCTGAACTTCGACGCAAAGGTGCGGCGCGAGTCGTCCGATCCGCAGGACCTGTTCCTGGCCCACATCGGCGGCATGGACGCGTTCGCGCGCGGTCTGGAAGTCGCCCATGCGCTGCTGACGTCCTCGCCGCTGGAGCAGTGGCGGGCGCAGCGCTACAGCAGCTTCGACAGCGGCGCCGGTGCGGCGTTCGCGGCCGGCCGCAGCACGCTGGCGGACTTGGCGGCGCACGCGGCCAAGGCCGGCGAGCCCAGGCAGGTCAGCGGCCGCCAGGAAGCCTACGAAAACCTGATCAACCAGTACCTGATCCGCTGA
- the xylB gene encoding xylulokinase, whose amino-acid sequence MSLYIGLDVGTQSVKLLAYDADSRRVVATHGHALELISRDDGTREQQAQWWIDGIVACFAALSAEQRAQVRAISVSGQQHGFVPVDAQGQVTAPVKLWCDTSTQLECEEIMQAAGGEQRCIALAGNPILAGYTASKLPWTRKHRSDAYASMTSVLLPHDYVNFWLTGERYTEVGDASGSGWLDVRTRQWSAPLLQAIDPQRDLAAALPPLVPTETTFALSAAAAQTLGLPREVRVATGGGDNMMAAIGTGNVVPGRLTMSLGTSGTLFAYADRPVVDDAARWAAFCSSSGGWLPLICTMNCTVATETISRLFGIKTGQGEALLDATTPGAGGLVLLPFFNGERTPNLPAARGCMTGMDLHNTTPAHFYRAAMEGATYSLRNGFDAFVDAGLAFDSIYVTGGGSKSAGWRQLIADLFGLPVHVPAQAEGAAFGAALQALWADGHAQGDHASLADVVLQHQQDEATLSAQPDAQRGAQYQAHYQTFLKHLHAIGPLYAG is encoded by the coding sequence ATGAGTCTGTACATCGGCCTGGACGTAGGCACGCAGAGCGTCAAGCTGCTCGCCTACGATGCGGATAGCCGGCGCGTGGTCGCCACGCACGGCCATGCACTGGAACTGATCAGCCGCGACGACGGCACCCGTGAGCAGCAGGCGCAGTGGTGGATCGACGGCATCGTCGCCTGCTTCGCCGCACTGAGCGCCGAGCAGCGCGCGCAGGTGCGCGCGATTTCGGTATCCGGGCAGCAGCACGGCTTCGTGCCGGTGGATGCGCAAGGCCAGGTCACCGCGCCGGTCAAGCTGTGGTGCGACACCAGCACCCAGCTGGAGTGCGAGGAGATCATGCAGGCGGCCGGCGGCGAACAACGCTGCATTGCATTGGCCGGCAACCCGATCCTGGCCGGCTACACCGCCTCCAAGCTGCCGTGGACGCGCAAGCACCGCAGCGACGCGTACGCCAGCATGACCTCGGTGCTGCTGCCGCACGACTACGTCAATTTCTGGCTCACCGGCGAGCGCTACACCGAAGTCGGCGACGCCTCCGGCAGCGGCTGGCTGGACGTGCGCACCCGGCAGTGGTCGGCGCCGCTGCTGCAGGCGATCGATCCGCAGCGCGACCTGGCTGCGGCGCTGCCGCCGCTGGTGCCGACCGAGACCACCTTCGCCCTGTCCGCGGCCGCGGCGCAGACCCTGGGCCTGCCGCGCGAGGTGCGTGTGGCCACCGGCGGCGGCGACAACATGATGGCCGCGATCGGCACCGGCAACGTGGTGCCTGGGCGGCTGACGATGAGCCTGGGCACCTCCGGCACGCTGTTCGCCTACGCCGATCGGCCGGTGGTGGACGATGCCGCGCGCTGGGCCGCGTTCTGCTCGTCCAGCGGCGGCTGGCTGCCGCTGATCTGCACGATGAACTGCACCGTGGCCACCGAGACCATCTCGCGCCTGTTCGGGATCAAGACCGGGCAGGGCGAGGCCTTGCTCGACGCCACCACGCCCGGCGCCGGCGGGCTGGTGCTGCTGCCGTTCTTCAACGGCGAGCGCACCCCGAACCTGCCGGCCGCGCGCGGCTGCATGACCGGCATGGACCTGCACAACACCACCCCGGCGCATTTCTACCGCGCGGCGATGGAAGGCGCCACCTACAGCCTGCGCAACGGCTTCGACGCCTTCGTCGATGCCGGGCTGGCGTTCGACTCGATCTACGTCACCGGCGGCGGCAGCAAGAGCGCCGGCTGGCGGCAGCTGATCGCCGACCTGTTCGGCTTGCCGGTGCACGTGCCGGCGCAGGCCGAAGGCGCCGCGTTCGGCGCCGCGCTGCAGGCGCTGTGGGCCGACGGCCACGCGCAGGGCGACCACGCCAGCCTGGCGGACGTGGTGCTGCAGCACCAGCAGGACGAAGCGACGCTGTCGGCGCAGCCCGATGCGCAGCGCGGCGCGCAGTACCAGGCGCACTACCAGACCTTCTTGAAGCACTTGCACGCCATTGGCCCGCTCTACGCCGGCTGA
- a CDS encoding glycosyl hydrolase family 95 catalytic domain-containing protein, whose translation MSIALTRRELCKAIGSGLVAGLAVPGAALAAGAGADAARAPVPATTADPAALTLWYPRPATQWVEALPVGNGRLGAMVWGGIAHERLQLNEDTLYAGQPYDATSPEALAALPQVRALIFAGRYAEAEALADAKMLSRPHKQMPYQPLADLLLDYDRADGIDGYRRELDLDTAVASTRFASGGATHLREVFVSPTEQCIVVRLSCDRPGRISLRIGIDSPQAGEVTEEQGALLFAGHNAGFAGIEGGLRFALRVLPQATGGQTRIERGRIRIEGADEVVLLLTAATSYRRYDDVGGDPLALSTAQLRKAAALPYAQLLQRHLAEHRRLFRRVAIDLGSSAAAQLPTDERVRRFADGHDPALAALYHQYGRYLLISSSRPGSQPANLQGVWNDLMQPPWESKYTVNINTEMNYWPSEANALHECVEPLEAMLFDLAETGARTARAMYAAPGWVVHNNTDLWRQAGPIDGAKWSLWPMGGVWLLQQLWDRWDYGRDRAYLQRIYPLFKGAAEFFVATLVRDPHTGAMVTNPSMSPENQHPFGAALCAGPAMDAQLLRDLFAQCIKMGELLDVDAAFGERLAALRAQLPPDRIGGAGQLQEWQQDWDLQAPEPHHRHVSHLYALHPSSQINLRDTPALAEAARRSLQRRGDSATGWGLGWRLNLWARLRDGEHAHRILAMLLSPERTFPNLFDAHPPFQIDGNFGGTAGITEMLLQSWGDSIWLLPALPQAWPQGQVRGLRVRGAAGIDLAWRDGRLQHARLSSERGGHYTLVYGGQTLAADLSPGATMELGLRNDRLVRQ comes from the coding sequence GTGAGCATCGCGTTGACCCGTCGCGAGCTGTGCAAGGCGATCGGCAGTGGCCTGGTCGCCGGTCTCGCCGTGCCGGGCGCTGCGCTCGCTGCCGGGGCGGGCGCCGATGCCGCGCGCGCACCGGTCCCGGCAACGACGGCCGATCCCGCCGCGCTGACCCTGTGGTACCCGCGCCCGGCCACGCAATGGGTGGAGGCGTTGCCGGTCGGCAACGGCCGGCTCGGTGCGATGGTGTGGGGCGGCATCGCCCACGAACGCCTGCAGTTGAACGAAGACACGCTGTATGCCGGCCAGCCCTACGACGCCACCTCGCCGGAGGCGTTGGCCGCGTTGCCGCAGGTGCGCGCGTTGATCTTCGCCGGCCGCTACGCCGAGGCCGAAGCCTTGGCCGATGCGAAGATGCTGTCGCGCCCGCACAAGCAGATGCCGTACCAGCCGCTGGCCGACCTGCTGCTCGACTACGACCGTGCCGACGGCATCGACGGCTATCGGCGCGAGCTCGATCTGGACACCGCGGTGGCCAGCACCCGCTTCGCCTCGGGCGGCGCCACGCATCTGCGCGAGGTGTTCGTCTCGCCGACCGAGCAGTGCATCGTGGTGCGCCTGTCCTGCGATCGCCCCGGCCGCATCTCGTTGCGCATCGGCATCGACAGCCCGCAGGCCGGCGAGGTCACCGAAGAGCAGGGCGCCTTGCTGTTCGCCGGGCACAACGCCGGTTTCGCCGGCATCGAGGGCGGGCTGCGCTTCGCGTTGCGCGTGTTGCCGCAGGCCACTGGCGGCCAGACCCGCATCGAACGCGGGCGGATCCGCATCGAAGGCGCCGACGAGGTGGTGCTGCTGCTGACCGCGGCCACCAGCTACCGGCGCTACGACGACGTCGGCGGCGATCCGCTGGCGCTCAGCACCGCGCAACTGCGCAAAGCGGCGGCGCTGCCCTATGCGCAGTTGCTGCAGCGGCATCTGGCCGAACACCGGCGCCTGTTCCGCCGGGTCGCGATCGACCTGGGCAGCAGCGCCGCCGCGCAGCTGCCCACCGACGAGCGCGTGCGCCGCTTTGCCGACGGCCACGATCCGGCGCTGGCCGCGCTCTACCACCAGTACGGCCGCTATTTGCTGATCAGCAGTTCGCGCCCGGGCAGCCAGCCGGCCAACCTGCAAGGCGTATGGAACGACCTGATGCAGCCGCCGTGGGAGAGCAAGTACACGGTCAACATCAACACCGAGATGAACTACTGGCCCAGCGAGGCCAACGCCCTGCACGAGTGCGTGGAGCCGCTGGAAGCCATGCTGTTCGATCTGGCCGAAACCGGCGCCCGCACCGCGCGGGCCATGTACGCCGCGCCGGGCTGGGTGGTGCACAACAACACCGACCTGTGGCGCCAGGCCGGGCCGATCGACGGCGCGAAGTGGAGCCTGTGGCCGATGGGCGGGGTCTGGCTGCTGCAACAGCTGTGGGACCGCTGGGACTACGGCCGCGATCGCGCCTACCTGCAACGCATCTATCCGCTGTTCAAGGGTGCGGCCGAATTCTTCGTCGCCACCCTGGTGCGCGATCCGCACACCGGCGCGATGGTGACCAACCCGTCGATGTCACCGGAGAACCAGCATCCATTCGGCGCCGCGCTGTGCGCCGGCCCGGCGATGGACGCGCAGTTGCTGCGCGATCTTTTTGCGCAGTGCATCAAAATGGGCGAGTTGCTGGACGTGGATGCGGCCTTCGGCGAGCGCCTGGCTGCGTTGCGCGCGCAGCTGCCGCCGGACCGTATCGGCGGCGCCGGGCAACTGCAGGAATGGCAGCAGGACTGGGACCTGCAGGCGCCGGAACCGCATCATCGCCACGTCTCGCATCTGTACGCCTTGCACCCCTCCAGCCAGATCAACCTGCGCGACACGCCGGCCCTAGCCGAGGCCGCGCGGCGCTCGTTGCAGCGGCGGGGTGATAGCGCTACCGGTTGGGGGCTAGGATGGCGCCTGAACCTGTGGGCGCGGTTGCGCGACGGTGAACATGCGCATCGCATCCTGGCGATGCTGCTGTCGCCCGAGCGCACCTTTCCCAACCTGTTCGACGCGCATCCGCCGTTCCAGATCGATGGCAACTTCGGCGGCACCGCAGGCATCACCGAAATGCTGCTGCAGAGTTGGGGCGACAGCATCTGGCTGTTGCCGGCGTTGCCGCAGGCCTGGCCGCAGGGGCAGGTGCGCGGCCTGCGCGTGCGCGGTGCGGCGGGCATCGATCTGGCCTGGCGCGATGGCCGCCTGCAGCATGCGCGACTGAGCAGCGAGCGTGGCGGGCACTACACTTTGGTTTACGGCGGGCAGACCCTGGCCGCCGATCTTTCTCCTGGAGCGACGATGGAACTGGGTTTGCGCAACGATCGGCTGGTGCGGCAATGA
- a CDS encoding TIM-barrel domain-containing protein, which produces MYNPNRPVRLAMKPLPRLLALSLALLAVGVHAQEVKKDADGVTVHPSAKGAAPVRLQVVDSGIIRVSADPDGDFKRTPSLMRVPVQGDTAYRFDEQGDTVRVRTAKVTAQVSTVDGHVSFADADGKPLLAEVAGGRSFTPLKVEGKAYLSTRQRFASPDNEAFYGFGQHQQGWMNQKGHNVELLQSNIDLAVPYLVSSRNYGILWDNNSITRMGDPRGLQPLPASLKLYDAKGKPGALTARYSVNGKQVVERREKELNYQYIKDLAKFPAKAKPSDKSRMQVSWEGEIEARSGGEHSFSLYSSEYAKLWVDGKLVVDRWRQNWNPWHNEFTLALQPGQRHKIKVEWDLIDPSYIALLHRDPLPAAEAKDLSLWSEAGQMIDYYFVAGADADQVIAGYRELTGKAVLLPKWAYGFWQSRERYKSQDELVGALAEYRKRKLPIDNIVLDWSYWPENAWGSHDFDKTHFPDPDGMVKSVHDMHAQIMISIWPKFYPTTANYKELDAAGHMYKRNVEVGELDWIGKGYKNSFYDPYSADAQAIYWRQVNEKLNRKGFDAWWMDADEPDVHSNLDIGERKARTTPTALGPSTEFFNSYPLPHTHGVYEGDRAADGKRVFILSRKGYAGTQRNAVAVWSGDIVSRWDDMRDQISAGVNVSMSGLPNWTFDIGGFAVEKRYEDQDPAHQSEWRELNTRWFQFGAFVPLFRSHGQFPFREIWNIAPEGTPYYASMAYYSRLRYALLPYIYTLAGDTYHRDGVMMRGLPMDFPHDPKVADINDEYLFGPAFLVAPVTRFGATSRQVYLPAGTSWIDFNSGKRYEGGQSIDAAAPLERMPLFVRAGAIVPTTTVQQYVDEVPNAPLTVVVYTGADGQFSLYEDDGKGYGYEKGEFSRIPLSWNQAKGVLTIGAREGNWPGMQAKRTINVRFVDGVREETGSLEPKADASVQYSGKSLSVARKGTKRGKGGKAK; this is translated from the coding sequence ATGTACAACCCGAACCGCCCCGTCCGCCTGGCGATGAAGCCGCTGCCGCGCCTGCTGGCCCTGTCGCTGGCGCTGCTCGCCGTCGGCGTCCACGCGCAGGAAGTGAAGAAGGACGCCGATGGCGTCACCGTGCACCCCAGCGCGAAGGGCGCCGCGCCGGTGCGGCTGCAGGTGGTGGACAGCGGCATCATCCGCGTCAGCGCCGATCCGGACGGCGATTTCAAGCGCACCCCGAGCCTGATGCGGGTGCCGGTGCAGGGCGACACCGCGTACCGGTTCGACGAGCAGGGCGACACGGTGCGGGTCAGGACCGCCAAGGTCACCGCGCAGGTGTCCACGGTCGATGGCCACGTCAGTTTCGCCGATGCCGACGGCAAGCCGCTGCTGGCGGAAGTGGCCGGCGGGCGCAGCTTCACGCCGCTGAAGGTGGAGGGCAAGGCGTACCTGAGCACGCGCCAGCGCTTCGCCTCGCCGGACAACGAGGCCTTCTACGGCTTCGGCCAGCACCAGCAGGGCTGGATGAACCAGAAGGGCCACAACGTCGAGCTGCTGCAGAGCAATATCGACCTGGCGGTGCCGTACCTGGTATCCAGCCGCAACTACGGCATCCTGTGGGACAACAACTCGATCACCCGCATGGGCGATCCGCGCGGCCTGCAGCCGCTGCCGGCCTCGCTGAAGCTGTACGACGCCAAGGGCAAGCCGGGCGCGCTGACCGCGCGCTACTCGGTCAACGGCAAGCAGGTGGTCGAACGCCGCGAGAAAGAGCTCAACTACCAGTACATCAAGGACCTGGCCAAGTTCCCGGCCAAAGCCAAGCCCAGCGACAAGAGCCGCATGCAGGTCAGCTGGGAAGGCGAGATCGAGGCCAGGAGCGGCGGCGAGCACAGCTTCTCGCTGTACTCCAGCGAGTACGCCAAGCTGTGGGTCGACGGCAAGCTGGTGGTCGACCGCTGGCGCCAGAACTGGAACCCGTGGCACAACGAATTCACCCTTGCGCTGCAGCCGGGCCAGCGCCACAAGATCAAGGTCGAGTGGGACCTGATCGACCCGAGCTACATCGCGCTGCTGCACCGCGATCCGTTGCCGGCGGCCGAGGCCAAGGACCTGTCGCTGTGGTCCGAGGCCGGGCAGATGATCGACTACTACTTCGTCGCCGGCGCCGACGCCGACCAGGTCATCGCCGGCTACCGCGAACTGACCGGCAAGGCGGTGCTGCTGCCGAAGTGGGCCTACGGGTTCTGGCAGAGCCGCGAGCGCTACAAGAGCCAGGACGAACTGGTCGGCGCGCTGGCCGAGTACCGCAAGCGCAAGCTGCCGATCGACAACATCGTGCTCGACTGGTCGTATTGGCCGGAGAACGCGTGGGGTTCGCACGACTTCGACAAGACGCACTTCCCCGATCCGGACGGCATGGTCAAGTCGGTGCACGACATGCACGCGCAGATCATGATTTCGATCTGGCCGAAGTTCTATCCGACCACCGCCAACTACAAGGAACTCGACGCCGCCGGGCACATGTACAAGCGCAACGTCGAGGTCGGCGAGCTGGACTGGATCGGCAAGGGCTACAAGAACTCGTTCTACGACCCGTATTCGGCCGATGCGCAGGCGATCTACTGGCGCCAGGTCAACGAGAAGCTCAACCGCAAGGGCTTCGACGCGTGGTGGATGGACGCCGACGAGCCGGACGTGCACTCCAACCTGGACATCGGCGAGCGCAAGGCGCGCACCACGCCGACCGCGCTGGGCCCGTCCACCGAGTTCTTCAATTCCTACCCGTTGCCGCACACCCATGGCGTGTACGAGGGCGACCGCGCTGCCGACGGCAAGCGCGTGTTCATCCTGTCGCGCAAGGGCTATGCCGGCACCCAGCGCAATGCGGTGGCGGTGTGGAGCGGCGACATCGTCTCGCGTTGGGACGACATGCGCGACCAGATCTCCGCCGGCGTCAACGTCTCCATGTCCGGCCTGCCGAACTGGACCTTCGACATCGGCGGTTTCGCGGTGGAGAAGCGCTACGAGGACCAGGACCCGGCGCACCAGAGCGAATGGCGCGAACTCAACACGCGCTGGTTCCAGTTCGGCGCGTTCGTGCCGCTGTTCCGCTCGCACGGCCAGTTCCCGTTCCGCGAGATCTGGAACATTGCCCCGGAAGGCACGCCGTACTACGCGAGCATGGCCTACTACAGCCGCCTGCGGTATGCGCTGCTGCCGTACATCTACACGCTGGCGGGCGACACCTATCACCGTGACGGGGTGATGATGCGCGGCCTGCCAATGGACTTCCCGCACGATCCCAAGGTCGCCGACATCAACGACGAGTACCTGTTCGGGCCGGCGTTCCTGGTCGCCCCGGTGACCCGCTTCGGCGCCACCTCGCGCCAGGTCTACCTGCCGGCCGGGACCTCGTGGATCGACTTCAACAGCGGCAAGCGCTACGAGGGCGGCCAGAGCATCGATGCCGCCGCGCCGCTGGAGCGCATGCCGCTGTTCGTGCGCGCCGGCGCCATCGTGCCCACCACCACCGTGCAGCAATACGTGGACGAAGTGCCGAACGCGCCGCTGACCGTGGTGGTCTACACCGGCGCCGACGGCCAGTTCTCGCTGTACGAGGACGACGGCAAGGGCTATGGCTACGAGAAGGGCGAATTCAGCCGCATTCCGCTGAGCTGGAACCAGGCCAAGGGCGTGCTGACCATCGGCGCGCGCGAGGGCAACTGGCCGGGCATGCAGGCCAAGCGCACCATCAACGTGCGCTTCGTCGATGGTGTGCGCGAGGAGACCGGGTCGCTGGAGCCCAAGGCCGACGCCAGCGTGCAGTACAGCGGCAAGAGCCTGAGTGTGGCGCGCAAGGGCACCAAGCGCGGCAAGGGCGGCAAGGCGAAGTAA